The proteins below come from a single Faecalibaculum rodentium genomic window:
- a CDS encoding TIGR00266 family protein, whose amino-acid sequence MRYEIKGDSLPVVICHLDPEESVMTERGAMTWMSPNMEMQTKGTTVSKAFGRMFSGESIFQNIYTARKTPGMIAFSSSFPGSIKVMKLRPGESIIAQKRAFLAATSGVTLSTFFQRRLSSGFFSGEGFVMQKLTGPGTVFLEIDGAAISYNLQTGQQLVIDTGNLAVMEETCTMDIQSIKGIKNVLFGGEGMFNTVVTGPGTVTVQSMPISTLAAEIHGVLPHSSS is encoded by the coding sequence GTGAGATACGAAATCAAGGGAGACAGTCTGCCTGTCGTGATCTGCCATCTGGATCCTGAAGAGAGCGTCATGACTGAACGCGGCGCCATGACCTGGATGAGCCCCAACATGGAGATGCAGACAAAAGGAACCACGGTCTCGAAGGCCTTCGGCCGCATGTTTAGTGGTGAAAGCATATTCCAGAACATCTATACTGCCAGAAAGACACCAGGAATGATCGCCTTCAGTTCTTCATTTCCCGGAAGCATCAAAGTGATGAAACTGCGGCCGGGGGAATCCATCATTGCCCAGAAACGGGCTTTTCTCGCTGCCACCAGCGGCGTGACGCTCTCGACTTTCTTTCAGCGGCGTCTGTCCTCCGGATTCTTTTCCGGAGAAGGATTTGTCATGCAGAAGCTGACCGGCCCCGGTACGGTATTTCTCGAAATCGACGGAGCGGCGATTTCCTACAATCTGCAGACCGGGCAGCAGCTTGTCATTGACACCGGGAACCTCGCGGTGATGGAAGAAACCTGCACCATGGACATCCAGAGCATCAAAGGTATCAAAAACGTACTCTTCGGGGGTGAAGGCATGTTCAATACCGTTGTAACGGGTCCGGGAACAGTCACTGTACAGTCCATGCCTATTTCGACGCTTGCAGCGGAGATCCATGGAGTTCTTCCCCATTCCAGCAGCTGA
- a CDS encoding DUF1836 domain-containing protein, with protein MENHALKELAIPRWEELPDLDLYMDQVLSYINSRLEPLSIGEEKTVLTSSMVNNYVKTNIVKPPVKKHYKRYHLAYLFVVMLMKRCFSLSEISRLIRVYSNIEDPERVSRDYNKFITVFESCLREMLETGHSDTEFIADPTLEQQIMINVIRTLCSKIWVQYSLRTVEENGTVTS; from the coding sequence ATGGAAAACCACGCACTCAAAGAACTGGCCATTCCCCGGTGGGAGGAACTTCCTGACCTGGACCTGTATATGGATCAGGTGCTGAGCTACATCAATTCCCGGCTTGAGCCGCTTTCCATTGGAGAGGAGAAAACTGTGCTGACTTCCTCCATGGTCAACAATTACGTCAAAACCAACATCGTGAAGCCGCCGGTGAAAAAACACTATAAGCGATATCACCTAGCGTATCTCTTTGTGGTCATGCTCATGAAACGGTGTTTTTCCCTGTCGGAAATCAGCCGGCTGATCCGAGTGTATTCCAACATCGAGGACCCCGAGCGCGTGAGCCGCGACTACAACAAGTTCATCACGGTCTTTGAGTCCTGTCTTCGGGAAATGCTGGAGACCGGTCATTCGGATACAGAATTCATCGCGGATCCCACCCTCGAACAGCAGATCATGATCAACGTCATCCGGACACTCTGCTCCAAAATCTGGGTGCAGTACAGTCTGCGGACGGTGGAAGAAAACGGCACAGTCACGTCCTGA
- a CDS encoding DegV family protein, whose product MIHIVSDSSTLYSPAQAAAAGFHCVPLSVCVNDETYRDYDEITPRAMADACRKGAKVSSSQPAVGEKTELYSHLLENPDDTVLDITIADGLSGTYATACMARDLSEDPGRITVFNSRALGGPQRLMVETAVRMRNAGHSLEEILAVLLKMAESDVSTVTVSDLHFLADGGRIPKGLAAVGSMLRVLPTVVRREDGQSLDTLAVSRTWKGAFGKVAAAFDKKGMDASNVIYILHADCEENAAKARSSFAARYPDSDIVVLDLCPMFMVHGGPGCLALETVKKA is encoded by the coding sequence ATGATTCATATTGTGTCCGATTCATCCACGCTGTATTCCCCCGCCCAGGCAGCTGCAGCCGGTTTTCACTGCGTTCCTCTGAGTGTCTGCGTCAATGATGAGACTTACCGGGATTATGACGAAATCACACCCCGCGCTATGGCGGATGCCTGCCGGAAGGGTGCAAAAGTGTCCAGCTCCCAGCCGGCTGTGGGGGAAAAAACAGAATTATACAGCCATCTGCTGGAGAACCCGGATGACACTGTGCTGGACATCACCATAGCCGACGGATTATCCGGCACCTATGCCACTGCCTGCATGGCCAGAGACCTCAGTGAAGATCCCGGCCGGATCACCGTCTTCAATTCCCGTGCTCTGGGCGGTCCCCAGCGGCTGATGGTGGAAACAGCGGTCAGGATGCGGAATGCGGGGCACAGTCTGGAGGAGATCCTGGCGGTTCTCTTGAAAATGGCAGAGTCCGATGTCAGCACCGTGACAGTCAGCGACCTGCACTTCCTGGCAGACGGGGGCCGGATCCCGAAGGGGCTTGCGGCGGTGGGATCCATGCTGCGGGTCCTGCCGACGGTCGTGCGGAGGGAAGACGGACAGTCCCTGGATACGCTGGCTGTCAGCCGCACCTGGAAAGGCGCTTTCGGGAAAGTGGCGGCGGCTTTCGATAAAAAGGGAATGGATGCTTCGAATGTGATTTACATCCTCCATGCCGATTGTGAAGAGAATGCCGCAAAAGCCCGGTCCTCGTTTGCAGCCAGGTACCCGGACAGTGACATCGTGGTTCTGGACCTGTGTCCGATGTTCATGGTGCATGGCGGGCCGGGTTGTCTGGCCCTGGAAACAGTCAAAAAAGCATGA
- the ltrA gene encoding group II intron reverse transcriptase/maturase, translated as MRLSDLILESSNMEKAIRKVVSNRGSAGIDDMPVDEIRAWMEVNGDELAEQIREMKYKPSPVRRAYIPKPNGKKRPLGIPTVVDRVVQQATYQILYPIFDSTFSDSSFGFREGRSAHQAIERTLEYLNEGYEWVVDLDIEKFFDMVNHDKLISIIRLKVNEKETLHLIRSFLKAGVMEEGKLNRNDLGTPQGGNISPLLANIYLDVFDKELENRGLRFVRYADDVTIYCRSEMAADRVMRSVSSWLERKLFLKVSPTKTHVVRPPESTFLGFTFWKGRDGWKCKPANDRKQRLYKNMKELLCRRKAAAMPLSDLFTKVNQKVRGWINYFSIGSMKRFLIEFGQWLRHKIRVVIFKQWKRPKTLFKNLMILNKQFKTGFSKEEIRQTANSRLGLWRTTGWRTVNFILSPKVLALPNKEKERPGLIDPVGCYLNLQNKS; from the coding sequence ATGAGATTGTCAGATTTGATTCTGGAATCCTCCAACATGGAGAAGGCCATCAGAAAGGTAGTGTCAAACCGCGGTTCAGCGGGAATCGATGACATGCCCGTTGATGAGATCAGAGCATGGATGGAGGTGAATGGGGATGAACTTGCAGAACAAATCCGGGAAATGAAATATAAGCCCAGTCCTGTCCGCAGAGCCTATATTCCCAAGCCAAATGGGAAAAAGAGGCCCTTGGGCATCCCGACTGTCGTAGACAGGGTCGTCCAGCAGGCTACGTATCAGATACTTTATCCGATATTTGATTCCACGTTCAGTGACAGCAGTTTTGGATTCAGAGAAGGTCGAAGCGCCCATCAGGCCATCGAGCGAACTCTGGAATATCTCAACGAAGGATATGAGTGGGTCGTGGACCTGGACATTGAAAAGTTCTTTGATATGGTCAACCACGACAAACTGATCTCGATCATTCGCCTGAAGGTCAATGAAAAGGAGACCCTTCACCTGATCCGTTCTTTTCTTAAAGCCGGAGTCATGGAAGAGGGGAAACTGAATAGAAATGACCTAGGGACGCCCCAAGGTGGTAATATTTCGCCGCTCCTTGCCAACATCTATCTGGATGTATTTGACAAGGAACTTGAAAACAGAGGATTGAGATTTGTCAGATACGCTGACGATGTCACGATCTACTGCCGAAGTGAGATGGCCGCCGACCGGGTAATGAGATCTGTATCCTCTTGGCTCGAACGGAAACTGTTCCTGAAGGTTTCGCCAACCAAAACGCATGTAGTCAGACCACCTGAAAGTACATTCCTTGGATTCACTTTCTGGAAGGGTAGAGACGGATGGAAGTGCAAGCCGGCAAACGACAGAAAACAGAGACTCTATAAGAATATGAAAGAGCTCCTGTGCCGTCGGAAAGCCGCTGCCATGCCTTTATCCGATCTGTTTACGAAAGTTAATCAGAAAGTCAGAGGATGGATCAACTATTTCAGTATTGGTTCCATGAAAAGATTCTTAATAGAATTTGGACAGTGGCTAAGACACAAAATTCGGGTAGTGATCTTTAAGCAATGGAAAAGACCGAAAACGCTCTTCAAGAATCTCATGATTCTGAACAAGCAGTTCAAAACGGGATTTTCCAAGGAAGAGATACGGCAGACTGCCAACTCGAGACTTGGCCTGTGGCGAACTACTGGGTGGAGGACTGTGAATTTCATCTTATCACCAAAGGTTCTTGCGTTACCCAACAAGGAAAAAGAACGACCGGGTCTGATCGACCCGGTCGGGTGTTACCTGAACTTACAGAATAAATCATAG
- a CDS encoding DUF6440 family protein, which translates to MAKETRFKPIYDRDGLFRAVRMYVNKGNDMNYLFIQEASCGGVALLPDPECRPVVTTVIE; encoded by the coding sequence ATGGCAAAGGAAACACGATTCAAACCCATCTATGATCGGGATGGGCTGTTCCGTGCCGTCCGGATGTATGTGAACAAGGGAAACGATATGAATTACCTGTTCATTCAGGAGGCCAGCTGCGGTGGCGTGGCGCTGCTTCCGGATCCTGAATGCAGACCGGTTGTCACGACGGTAATAGAGTAG
- a CDS encoding N-acetylmannosamine-6-phosphate 2-epimerase, giving the protein MTQTKGNLIVSCQALPDEPLHSSYIMGRMAAAAEEGGAKGIRANTVDDIAEIKKTVDLPVIGIIKRPYGDNPVFITPTIKEVDELMAMDTPPEVIAVDATCRPRPDGRTLDEFVAEIRSKYPDQPLMADCATLEEMKHADDLGFDYIGTTLVGYTEQSKGNHVEADDFKVIRDLLDYAKHPVIAEGNIDTPEKLKRVLDLGCYSCVVGSIITRPQLITKRFVDAIK; this is encoded by the coding sequence ATGACACAGACAAAAGGGAACCTGATCGTTTCCTGCCAGGCGCTGCCTGACGAACCCCTGCACTCTTCCTATATCATGGGCCGAATGGCGGCCGCTGCCGAAGAAGGCGGTGCCAAAGGCATCCGGGCCAACACCGTGGATGACATCGCGGAAATCAAGAAAACCGTTGATCTTCCGGTCATCGGCATCATCAAGCGCCCCTATGGCGACAACCCGGTGTTCATCACCCCGACCATCAAGGAAGTGGATGAACTGATGGCCATGGACACACCCCCGGAAGTGATTGCCGTGGATGCGACCTGCCGGCCCCGTCCCGATGGCCGGACCCTGGATGAATTCGTGGCGGAGATCCGTTCGAAATACCCTGACCAGCCGCTGATGGCCGACTGTGCCACGCTGGAGGAAATGAAGCATGCGGATGACCTGGGCTTTGACTACATCGGCACGACGCTGGTGGGCTACACTGAGCAGTCCAAAGGCAATCACGTGGAGGCAGATGACTTCAAGGTGATCCGGGATCTGCTGGACTACGCAAAGCACCCCGTCATTGCGGAGGGCAACATCGATACTCCGGAAAAACTCAAACGCGTCCTGGACCTTGGCTGCTACAGCTGCGTGGTGGGCTCCATCATCACCCGTCCGCAGCTGATCACGAAGCGGTTTGTGGATGCGATCAAATAA
- a CDS encoding TldD/PmbA family protein, producing the protein MLKKEQLERLLTEAMDSGADFAEIFEEDAVSESLSMLDGKVENVDRALREGTGIRLYKDLQTAYGYSNSARYEDLLALVKDLRTAFEGTSGRQVVLTEEAVPNISPVKTDPVDAPLQDKTALMMQAWEAVKDEPEIEKVSVSLSSLRQKVQISNSDGRLVKDTRIRTRMGVSIYAARGEDRQSGFEGPGASMGLEFYEGGIPAQAAKNAAATARVLLDAVDAPSGRMPVIIDNGFGGVIFHEACGHALEATAVAKEQSVFAGKKGTQIASTKVTAIDDGTIPNAWGSQNVDDEGNPQQRRVLIQDGILTQYMVDRFNGRRMQEGSSGSGRRQNYKYEPTSRMSNTYIAAGSDEFDEMFEGIEKGLYAKRMGGGSVNPQTGEFNFAVSEGYLIENGKVTKPVRGASLIGSGAEILMNIDRVGKDLKRAQGMCGSVSGSIPTDVGQPAIRVSSITVGGTAGE; encoded by the coding sequence ATGCTGAAGAAAGAACAGCTGGAAAGGCTGCTGACGGAAGCCATGGACTCCGGGGCGGATTTCGCCGAAATTTTTGAAGAGGACGCGGTTTCCGAATCGCTGTCCATGCTGGACGGCAAGGTGGAGAACGTGGACAGAGCCCTGCGGGAAGGAACGGGAATCCGTCTGTACAAAGACCTGCAGACAGCCTACGGATATTCCAACAGTGCCAGGTACGAAGACCTGCTGGCTCTGGTAAAGGATCTGCGCACGGCGTTTGAAGGAACATCCGGCAGACAGGTGGTGCTGACAGAAGAGGCCGTACCCAATATTTCGCCGGTGAAGACAGATCCGGTGGATGCACCGCTGCAGGACAAGACAGCGCTGATGATGCAGGCGTGGGAAGCGGTGAAGGATGAACCCGAGATCGAAAAAGTGAGTGTGTCACTGTCCTCCCTGCGCCAGAAGGTCCAGATTTCCAACTCCGACGGACGGCTGGTGAAGGATACCCGCATCCGGACCCGGATGGGTGTGTCCATCTATGCAGCCCGGGGCGAAGACCGGCAGTCCGGCTTTGAGGGCCCCGGGGCAAGCATGGGACTGGAATTCTATGAAGGCGGCATTCCGGCACAGGCGGCGAAAAACGCCGCAGCGACAGCCAGGGTGCTGCTCGATGCCGTGGATGCTCCTTCCGGACGCATGCCCGTCATCATTGACAATGGATTTGGCGGGGTGATTTTCCATGAAGCCTGCGGCCACGCCCTGGAAGCCACGGCTGTGGCGAAGGAGCAGTCAGTGTTTGCCGGCAAAAAAGGAACACAGATCGCTTCGACGAAAGTCACGGCAATCGACGACGGCACGATCCCCAATGCCTGGGGAAGCCAGAACGTGGACGATGAAGGAAATCCGCAGCAGCGGCGTGTTCTGATTCAGGACGGCATCCTGACGCAGTACATGGTGGACCGCTTCAACGGACGGCGGATGCAGGAAGGCTCCTCCGGTTCCGGCAGACGGCAGAACTACAAATACGAACCCACGTCCCGCATGTCCAACACCTACATCGCCGCGGGCAGCGATGAATTTGATGAAATGTTTGAAGGAATCGAAAAGGGCCTGTACGCAAAGCGCATGGGAGGCGGCAGTGTCAACCCGCAGACCGGGGAGTTCAACTTTGCGGTCTCCGAGGGCTACCTGATCGAGAACGGGAAAGTCACAAAACCGGTCCGCGGTGCAAGCCTGATCGGATCCGGTGCGGAGATCCTCATGAACATCGACCGCGTGGGCAAAGACCTGAAGCGGGCCCAGGGCATGTGCGGATCAGTTTCGGGCTCCATTCCCACGGATGTGGGCCAGCCCGCGATCCGGGTTTCTTCGATCACAGTGGGAGGTACAGCCGGTGAATAA
- a CDS encoding TldD/PmbA family protein has translation MNKQKWLDRALEKGFEAAEIYESASKSREITWFAGSMDKMEISQTDSVGIRVLDDGSLANTGLEKLDDSIMDEVLDSLRQQAATITSEDRTQFVAPMDTDLVVKEKTWAVPETAEVKELLADLEQRILAYDERIFQVTTLGWSQSEGSRAISNTLGLETGDEDYVQYVVAGAAGRQDDRIQDWYLIKVVPSIDTFDREAFVKELCDEVLHRLDAASIPSRTCPVILHREAMTSLLGAFAGLFSGDLISKGISPLKGKLHEKIFSDKITIIDDPRNTDALTIANFDDEGYPTRRKLVVDHGVFETILHNQQSAARMQTESTGNGFKGGYASPVSVSPMNLYIEPGDQSLAQLEERMQDGLVITDLEGLHAGIDFVSTNFSLQARGYLVQGGKRTQSVTLITAAGSFMELMNDVTAVGSDIDWSYRQLVSPSILFGKMAISGE, from the coding sequence GTGAATAAGCAGAAATGGCTCGACAGAGCACTGGAAAAAGGATTTGAAGCGGCAGAAATCTACGAATCCGCTTCGAAGTCCCGGGAAATCACCTGGTTTGCCGGGTCCATGGACAAAATGGAGATCTCGCAGACTGATTCCGTGGGCATCCGGGTGCTGGACGACGGCAGCCTGGCCAACACCGGGCTGGAGAAGCTGGATGATTCTATCATGGATGAAGTCCTCGACAGCCTGCGCCAGCAGGCGGCGACCATTACCAGTGAAGACCGGACGCAGTTCGTTGCGCCCATGGATACAGACCTGGTGGTGAAGGAAAAGACCTGGGCGGTGCCCGAAACGGCAGAGGTGAAGGAACTCCTGGCGGATCTGGAACAGCGGATCCTGGCATACGATGAACGGATTTTTCAGGTGACGACCCTGGGCTGGAGCCAGTCAGAGGGATCCCGTGCAATTTCCAACACCCTGGGGCTGGAAACCGGGGATGAGGATTATGTCCAGTACGTCGTGGCAGGAGCTGCAGGCCGGCAGGATGACCGGATCCAGGACTGGTACCTGATCAAAGTGGTGCCGTCGATTGACACCTTTGACCGGGAGGCTTTCGTGAAGGAACTCTGCGACGAAGTGCTTCACCGCCTGGACGCTGCCTCGATTCCCAGCCGGACGTGTCCGGTGATCCTGCACCGGGAGGCGATGACAAGCCTGCTGGGAGCCTTTGCGGGACTGTTCTCCGGGGACCTCATTTCCAAAGGCATTTCCCCGCTGAAGGGAAAGCTGCACGAAAAGATCTTCTCCGACAAGATCACCATCATTGACGATCCGAGGAATACAGACGCGCTGACCATTGCGAACTTCGATGATGAAGGCTATCCCACCAGGCGCAAGCTGGTGGTGGATCACGGTGTGTTCGAGACGATCCTGCACAACCAGCAGTCTGCCGCGCGGATGCAGACCGAAAGCACGGGCAACGGCTTCAAGGGAGGCTATGCGAGTCCGGTGAGTGTCTCCCCCATGAACCTGTACATCGAACCGGGGGACCAAAGCCTGGCCCAGCTCGAGGAACGCATGCAGGACGGGCTGGTAATCACGGACCTGGAAGGACTGCATGCAGGCATTGACTTTGTGTCCACGAACTTCTCCCTGCAGGCCCGGGGCTACCTGGTTCAGGGCGGAAAACGGACACAGAGCGTGACGCTGATCACCGCTGCCGGCTCCTTCATGGAGCTGATGAACGACGTGACGGCTGTGGGCAGCGACATCGACTGGTCCTACCGTCAGCTGGTGTCGCCTTCGATCCTTTTCGGCAAAATGGCCATCAGCGGAGAATAG
- a CDS encoding enhanced serine sensitivity protein SseB C-terminal domain-containing protein — protein MDNQTMLDPGLRKALEGLKKHQGQKESAAVAAEMLKGKILAPAVWDKAPAPDGHGQLVFPPDTNISLMVMERQDKKNFFPFFTSKETLEKWSPKAQCLVLTFDQFMPFLKMAGGEVDGVILDPEDLDITLDTSFLQQLEKIRLRGLSANRIVKGDKVTVKDPGEEGKYLGNVLAKTAESMPEVRSIVLKERLMPDNSQHWFIIVDADSEDPVLFSKLSAEGSRLAGGRDMEFMFGSTELGKKIMHDSMPVYTREKA, from the coding sequence ATGGACAATCAGACTATGCTGGATCCCGGGCTGCGAAAAGCCCTGGAGGGACTCAAAAAACACCAGGGACAGAAGGAGTCCGCCGCGGTGGCCGCAGAAATGCTGAAGGGAAAGATCCTGGCGCCGGCGGTATGGGACAAGGCGCCTGCACCCGATGGTCACGGCCAGCTGGTGTTTCCCCCTGACACCAACATCTCGCTCATGGTCATGGAGCGGCAGGACAAGAAGAACTTCTTCCCGTTTTTCACGTCGAAGGAAACGCTGGAAAAATGGAGCCCGAAGGCACAGTGCCTGGTGCTGACCTTCGACCAGTTCATGCCGTTTCTGAAAATGGCCGGCGGTGAGGTGGATGGCGTGATCCTGGATCCCGAGGATCTGGACATCACGCTGGACACCAGCTTTCTGCAGCAGCTGGAGAAGATCCGTCTGCGGGGGCTGTCGGCAAACCGGATCGTCAAGGGGGACAAAGTCACCGTCAAGGACCCGGGAGAAGAAGGAAAATATCTGGGAAATGTGCTGGCAAAAACCGCAGAATCCATGCCGGAGGTCCGCAGCATTGTGCTCAAGGAACGGCTGATGCCGGACAACAGCCAGCACTGGTTCATCATCGTGGATGCCGACTCGGAGGATCCCGTCCTGTTTTCGAAGCTGTCGGCGGAAGGGTCCCGTCTGGCGGGCGGCCGGGACATGGAATTCATGTTCGGCAGCACGGAGCTGGGAAAGAAAATCATGCACGATTCCATGCCCGTCTACACCCGGGAAAAGGCCTGA